A section of the Labrus mixtus chromosome 15, fLabMix1.1, whole genome shotgun sequence genome encodes:
- the nr1h5 gene encoding nuclear receptor subfamily 1, group H, member 5 gives MREWTEWEMNFSAGGFLSSTDGYCSTEPLQYYDMLTDPLGYPLQDPDLQLLPYSQQQYNPASLPFPLYGSPPSSTSSPSSSSSSSQPCHPQYHYSPHCMEPPCVPSPEPHCGGLVQGLGVGGLPLVRRTRVGLGGKGRGQDELCVVCGDKASGYHYNALTCEGCKGFFRRSVTKKAVYHCKSGGGCEMDMYMRRKCQDCRLKKCQAVGMLAECLLTEVQCQSKRLRKGGKGRGQEEEENTDSRRVSSTSRLPAQALSASLTREQKYLVDRMVEAHRQYRAQDSSHCRLFEWPCAEEGESLSEVLSPNMQRLLQFARTVPGFDLLDFSDQSSLLSVSSLEVMFLLSAQQFSHNPTSPSPALQLFSMSPHNWLRNVESKENIHSRTPVNSGSSEDLFGPVLSFFHSMATLRVTEAEYTLLTATALLCSDRASLHAANCVEKMQELILDLLSRVCGAQAGAARGGPQRFGRLLGRLTELRTLRHNYLLLMRQQPGL, from the exons ATGAGAGAGTGGACTGAGTGGGAGATGAACTTTTCAGCAGGAGGGTTTCTCTCCTCCACGGATGGATACTGTTCCACAGAGCCACTCCAGTACTATG ACATGCTGACAGACCCTCTGGGGTACCCCCTGCAGGACCCAGACCTCCAGCTGCTCCCTTACAGCCAACAACAGTACAACCCTGCCAGCCTGCCCTTCCCCCTCTATGGCTCTCccccctcttccacctcctctccctcctcctcctcttcctcctcgcaGCCATGCCATCCTCAGTACCACTACAGCCCTCACTGCATGGAGCCCCCCTGTGTCCCCAGTCCCGAGCCACACTGCGGGGGTCTGGTGCAGGGGCTCGGGGTCGGAGGTTTGCCTCTGGTGCGGCGGACTCGGGTGGGGTTAGGAGGGAAGGGCAGGGGTCAGGACGagctgtgtgtggtgtgtggcgATAAAGCTTCAGGGTATCACTACAATGCTCTCACCTGTGAGGGATGCAAAG GTTTCTTCAGGCGTAGTGTGACTAAAAAGGCGGTGTATCACTGTAAGAGCGGTGGTGGATGTGAGATGGACATGTACATGAGGAGGAAGTGCCAGGACTGCCGGCTGAAGAAGTGCCAAGCTGTGGGGATGCTAGCTGAAT GCCTTCTGACGGAGGTGCAGTGCCAGTCTAAACGACTAAGAAAAGGAGGTAAAggaagaggacaggaggaggaggagaacacagACAGCAGGAGGGTCAGCTCTACCAGCAGACTACCTGCACAG GCTCTGTCTGCCAGTTTAACCAGAGAGCAGAAGTACTTAGTGGACAGGATGGTGGAGGCCCACAGACAGTACAGAGCTCAGGACAGCAGCCACTGCAGG TTGTTCGAGTGGCCGTGTGCAGAAGAAGGGGAGAGTTTGTCCGAGGTTTTATCTCCAAACATGCAAAGACTACTGCAGTTCGCCAGAACAGTGCCAG GCTTTGACCTCCTGGATTTCTCAGATCAGAGCTCTCTGTTGTCCGTCTCCTCACTGGAGGTCATGTTTCTGCTCTCCGCTCAGCAGTTCTCCCACAACCCAACAAGCCCCAGTCCAG CCCTGCAGCTTTTCAGTATGTCACCACACAACTGGCTGAGAAACGTAGAGTCAAAGGAAAACATCCACAGCAGGACGCCGGTCAACTCAG GCAGCAGCGAGGATCTCTTCGGCCCTGTGCTCAGCTTCTTCCACAGCATGGCGACGCTGCGGGTGACGGAGGCTGAATACACGCTGCTCACAGCTacagctctgctctgctcag ACCGTGCGTCCCTGCATGCGGCAAACTGTGTTGAGAAAATGCAAGAACTGATTCTAGACCTGCTGTCCAGAGTGTGTGGGGCCCAGGCTGGAGCTGCGCGAGGGGGACCACAGAGGTTTGGCCGCCTGCTGGGCAGACTGACGGAGCTACGAACCCTCCGTCACAACTACCTCCTCCTGATGAGACAGCAGCCCGGACTCTGA